In the Holophagales bacterium genome, one interval contains:
- a CDS encoding GAF domain-containing protein, with the protein MPVDPVANRRFIESLSTLLEDHLASWKSQLADTRNEINELISKASESIPAQAKHLFPEDLVAALLEDAVPPAPPAERIVEKVVEKVIETVTVTVPGPAAAPDWGLVKGSISSIEGARTQVDVLTRFLTEAQVHSSRAALLVLRNEKLSGWKALGFDASGGRDDAVKSLDFGVGDDPFVEACLKAEKPILAVPPPEGTPLRSGLGGHPPARTLLVPMVIRDRIAGVLCADELPGEEGRLNAAALEVLTFVTGLSVDLLAARKKIPSPALTPRGEEIAVFRTPEPAAAPAEFALDDKPFAAPSAPPMPPVPPMPPPAVAVAPTVPPPDRPPLSASLQAPPEPVGRSLFEQTDPSGARRTRRITDAGEALRALEESATAKKKEPSGFSGIDLLTASGARSAAALGLQAIPRPATAPPTPVPVSRIVPTPLPEPTPEPSPEPPPNRGDLTMAFDQIKTAVPVPPPAPPPVVAPAAPVAPPATASVLDGAASPSAPVAPPPGFVPRARSLRGTDDPQRAVDDARRIARLLVSEIKLYNERKVAEGRAAGDLYVRLKDDIERSRQVYAERTPEHVRATADFFHEELVRILAEGKPEALGPVPS; encoded by the coding sequence ATGCCTGTCGACCCCGTCGCCAACCGCCGGTTCATCGAATCCCTCTCGACCCTGCTCGAGGATCACCTCGCAAGCTGGAAATCCCAGCTGGCCGACACCCGCAACGAGATCAACGAGCTGATCTCGAAGGCGTCGGAGAGCATCCCCGCGCAGGCGAAGCACCTCTTCCCGGAAGACCTCGTCGCGGCCCTCCTCGAGGACGCCGTTCCGCCGGCGCCCCCGGCGGAGCGCATCGTCGAGAAGGTCGTCGAAAAGGTCATCGAGACGGTGACCGTCACGGTTCCCGGCCCGGCCGCAGCGCCCGACTGGGGGCTCGTGAAGGGGTCGATCTCGTCGATCGAAGGGGCGCGAACTCAGGTCGATGTCCTCACGCGGTTCCTGACCGAGGCGCAGGTCCACTCCTCCCGCGCGGCCCTCCTCGTCCTCAGGAACGAGAAGCTGAGCGGCTGGAAGGCGCTCGGGTTCGACGCGTCCGGCGGCCGCGACGACGCCGTCAAGTCGCTCGACTTCGGCGTGGGCGACGACCCGTTCGTGGAAGCCTGCCTGAAGGCCGAGAAGCCGATCCTCGCGGTGCCGCCGCCCGAAGGGACGCCGCTGCGCAGCGGCCTCGGCGGGCATCCACCGGCCCGGACCCTCCTCGTCCCGATGGTGATTCGCGACCGGATCGCCGGCGTCCTGTGCGCCGACGAGCTGCCCGGCGAGGAGGGGCGGCTGAACGCGGCCGCGCTCGAGGTCCTGACGTTCGTCACCGGCCTCTCGGTCGACCTCCTGGCGGCCCGCAAGAAGATCCCTTCCCCGGCGCTGACGCCACGCGGGGAGGAGATCGCCGTCTTCCGCACCCCCGAGCCCGCGGCCGCGCCGGCCGAGTTCGCCCTCGACGACAAACCGTTCGCGGCGCCCTCGGCTCCGCCAATGCCTCCCGTCCCGCCCATGCCCCCGCCGGCGGTTGCCGTCGCCCCGACCGTTCCGCCTCCGGACCGCCCGCCCCTTTCGGCGTCGCTCCAGGCTCCTCCCGAGCCGGTCGGCCGTTCGCTGTTCGAGCAGACCGACCCGAGCGGCGCGAGAAGGACCCGGCGGATCACCGACGCCGGCGAAGCGCTGCGCGCTCTCGAGGAATCGGCCACCGCGAAGAAGAAGGAGCCGTCGGGCTTTTCCGGGATCGACCTTCTCACGGCCTCCGGCGCCCGCAGCGCGGCGGCCCTCGGCCTCCAGGCGATCCCGCGGCCGGCCACGGCACCGCCGACGCCCGTCCCGGTTTCCCGCATCGTTCCGACGCCCCTTCCCGAGCCGACTCCCGAGCCGTCGCCCGAGCCGCCCCCGAACCGCGGCGACCTGACGATGGCCTTCGACCAGATCAAGACCGCCGTGCCGGTACCGCCGCCGGCGCCTCCTCCGGTCGTCGCCCCGGCCGCCCCGGTGGCGCCGCCGGCCACCGCCTCCGTCCTCGACGGGGCGGCGTCCCCCTCCGCGCCCGTCGCGCCCCCGCCCGGTTTCGTTCCGCGGGCCCGCTCGCTGCGGGGTACCGACGACCCGCAGCGGGCCGTCGACGACGCGCGTCGCATCGCCCGCCTCCTCGTCTCCGAGATCAAGCTCTACAACGAGCGCAAGGTGGCCGAGGGACGCGCGGCGGGCGACCTCTACGTCCGGCTGAAGGACGACATCGAACGGAGCCGGCAGGTCTACGCCGAGAGGACCCCGGAGCACGTTCGCGCCACGGCGGACTTCTTCCACGAGGAGCTCGTCCGGATCCTCGCCGAGGGCAAGCCGGAAGCGCTCGGCCCGGTCCCCTCCTGA
- a CDS encoding YjbQ family protein produces the protein MKSYRKELTFHVPKRIGFVNVTPEVEAAIRESGVAEGLCLVNPMHITASVFVNDDERGLLADFERFFEALVPHEPVRSWRHNDTGEENADAHVKRQLMGREAVLAITAGRLDLGPWEQVFYGEWDGRRSKRVLIKIIGE, from the coding sequence GTGAAGTCGTACCGCAAAGAGCTCACCTTCCACGTTCCGAAGCGGATCGGTTTCGTGAACGTGACCCCCGAGGTCGAGGCCGCCATCCGCGAGAGCGGCGTCGCCGAGGGTCTCTGCCTCGTCAACCCGATGCACATCACCGCCTCGGTCTTCGTCAACGACGACGAGAGGGGCCTCCTCGCCGACTTCGAGCGCTTCTTCGAGGCGCTCGTGCCGCACGAGCCCGTCCGTTCGTGGCGGCACAACGACACCGGCGAGGAGAACGCCGACGCCCACGTGAAGAGACAGCTCATGGGGCGCGAGGCCGTCCTCGCGATCACCGCGGGGCGGCTCGACCTCGGGCCCTGGGAGCAGGTCTTCTACGGCGAGTGGGACGGGCGGCGGTCCAAGAGGGTCCTCATCAAGATCATCGGGGAGTGA
- a CDS encoding lytic transglycosylase domain-containing protein codes for MADPFATFAGAGLFTLRASLAREVVAAEDSKAPPPSAGLDAGPLGLPDLGHWLGLDVEARRTRPGAAAVGLVTRLLAFARDARSETFARAALLSASRIARTPAEKQAVRTAWDAWADRSPGTERARIASALGRSRAAATRAEATARMAALVRDLPGAAESAPDLFEPADRTLLWETVTRGGPELRLLRAGALATRLPSAAAELALPLANTPGFRLDAAALLLAGGRAKAARDALVKPPAVSGRSDAERLRIESILLAAELRLLGEPSPRPSSRRAKGKKAPARPPPAPGTPRAGPPAETVTAYRALAARADGLLARSLELQDRRRVLTEVIRAAARFGSYDEVLRHLPALLAIDPTTTLGAEDLFRSAFLPTLSRAPAALRSSAAAFQRQAALYRDVAVRRRATYWAARSLEAAGREVPARSLYASLVTTAVPDLYARWAGARIGVPVSAALLVETSRPASLHLLRPDAPSLPSRELLGLGLASLAEDAAESEGSSDPFFLAACAAERDEFRRATAFLKSRWPELGTPDEGAVPLAVRRAYYPFRQEALIVREAAANGLPPALVYGVIRQESLFQTAARSGAGATGLMQVMPGTGRYLLRQEKRRGRPDLKDPEVNVKLGARYLAMMLRDFDGDRIAALAGYNAGPGRPKRWRRQAPGLAADEFLEAMPLFEPRDYVKRVLFFEAAYAVLHGVPVDALPLAGNAVSARP; via the coding sequence ATGGCCGACCCCTTCGCCACTTTCGCAGGCGCGGGTCTCTTCACCCTCCGCGCTTCCCTGGCCCGGGAGGTCGTCGCCGCGGAAGATTCGAAGGCTCCGCCACCTTCCGCCGGCCTCGACGCCGGTCCTCTCGGCCTCCCCGACCTGGGCCACTGGCTCGGGCTCGACGTGGAGGCGCGGCGCACGCGGCCCGGCGCCGCCGCCGTCGGGCTCGTGACCCGCCTTCTGGCTTTCGCGCGGGACGCCCGCTCCGAGACCTTCGCCCGCGCCGCCCTGCTCTCCGCCTCCCGCATCGCCCGGACGCCCGCCGAGAAGCAGGCCGTCCGCACCGCCTGGGACGCCTGGGCAGACCGTTCCCCAGGAACCGAGAGGGCGCGGATCGCCTCCGCGCTCGGCCGGAGCCGCGCGGCCGCGACGCGCGCGGAGGCGACGGCGCGGATGGCGGCTCTCGTCCGCGACCTTCCGGGTGCCGCCGAGTCGGCCCCCGACCTCTTCGAGCCGGCGGATCGCACGCTCCTCTGGGAGACCGTCACGCGCGGAGGACCTGAGCTGAGGCTCCTCCGGGCCGGAGCTCTCGCGACCCGTCTCCCTTCCGCTGCCGCGGAGCTGGCACTCCCGCTCGCGAATACCCCGGGTTTCCGTCTCGACGCCGCAGCGCTGCTCCTGGCCGGGGGGCGCGCGAAGGCGGCGCGGGACGCGCTCGTAAAGCCGCCAGCGGTCTCCGGACGCAGCGACGCCGAGCGGCTTCGGATCGAGTCGATCCTCCTGGCGGCCGAACTTCGGCTTCTCGGCGAGCCGTCTCCGCGGCCCTCCTCTCGACGCGCGAAGGGCAAGAAGGCCCCGGCGCGCCCGCCTCCCGCTCCAGGGACCCCGCGCGCCGGGCCTCCGGCGGAAACCGTCACGGCCTATCGCGCCCTCGCGGCACGGGCTGACGGCCTGCTCGCCCGCTCCCTCGAGCTCCAGGACCGTCGCCGGGTCCTGACGGAGGTGATTCGCGCTGCCGCCCGTTTCGGCTCTTACGACGAGGTTCTCCGCCACCTGCCGGCGCTGCTCGCGATCGACCCGACGACGACGCTCGGTGCCGAGGACCTCTTCCGCTCGGCCTTCCTTCCCACCCTCTCGCGCGCCCCGGCGGCGCTCCGGTCTTCAGCCGCTGCGTTCCAGCGGCAGGCGGCCCTCTACCGCGACGTCGCGGTCCGCCGGCGGGCGACCTACTGGGCGGCCCGCTCCCTCGAAGCGGCCGGGCGGGAAGTCCCCGCGCGATCCCTCTACGCCTCCCTCGTCACGACCGCCGTTCCCGACCTCTACGCCCGCTGGGCGGGAGCGCGCATCGGCGTTCCCGTCTCCGCCGCGCTCCTCGTCGAGACCTCGCGGCCGGCCTCCCTCCACCTCCTCCGCCCCGACGCTCCGTCGCTGCCGTCGCGGGAGCTCCTCGGCCTGGGGCTCGCCTCCCTGGCCGAGGACGCCGCCGAGTCGGAGGGCTCGTCCGACCCGTTCTTCCTCGCCGCCTGCGCGGCCGAGCGGGACGAATTCCGTCGGGCGACGGCGTTCCTGAAGTCCCGCTGGCCCGAGCTCGGGACACCGGACGAAGGAGCCGTGCCTCTCGCGGTCCGCCGCGCCTACTACCCCTTCCGGCAGGAGGCGCTGATCGTCCGGGAGGCCGCGGCGAACGGCCTGCCGCCCGCGCTCGTCTACGGCGTCATCCGCCAGGAGAGCCTCTTCCAGACCGCGGCCCGGTCCGGCGCGGGCGCCACCGGCCTGATGCAGGTGATGCCGGGCACGGGGCGCTACCTCCTTCGCCAGGAGAAAAGGCGCGGCCGGCCCGACCTGAAGGACCCCGAGGTGAACGTGAAGCTCGGGGCGCGCTACCTCGCGATGATGCTGCGCGATTTCGACGGCGACCGGATCGCGGCGCTCGCCGGCTACAACGCCGGACCCGGGCGGCCGAAGCGCTGGCGCAGGCAGGCCCCCGGCCTCGCCGCCGACGAGTTCCTCGAAGCGATGCCGCTCTTCGAGCCCCGCGACTACGTGAAACGGGTTCTCTTCTTCGAGGCGGCATACGCCGTCCTCCACGGCGTCCCCGTGGATGCGCTCCCGCTCGCCGGGAACGCGGTCAGCGCACGGCCCTGA
- a CDS encoding deoxyribodipyrimidine photo-lyase produces the protein MAPAIVWFRRNLRLDDNLPLDAAIRAHDGLVPVFVLDDHYLTEDYSPPRLRFLAQSLRELESDLAARGSRLLFRRGPTGEALAALARETGADAVYSHLDHEPHGTALTSEVRTALSAQGTKLSLLPDLHLVPPGSLRTEAGKPFAVYTPFSRRWREADKTAPVPAPSRVATPPAVLDPRFPSIPMSRPRGFRAEGAPANPAGGSREGRRLWDAFRASALLCYAGARDLPGVEGTSRLSPHLRFGTVGIRRLLAEARAGWKDAGAAGRGSIDVFVGELAWREFYASILAAFPRLLTESFRREFEAFPWVTGDEEEERFAAWCGGRTGYPIVDAGMRQLAHEGWMHNRVRMVVASFLTKHLLVDWRRGEALFRARLADGDPASNNGGWQWSAGCGTDAQPFFRIFNPVLQGERFDPDGTYVKRWVPELADWKRAGKDLHAPWRSSSPPPGYPAPIVDHAQARAKALAAFATIRAVR, from the coding sequence ATGGCCCCCGCGATCGTCTGGTTCCGGAGGAACCTGCGCCTCGACGACAACCTCCCGCTCGACGCGGCCATTCGGGCGCACGACGGGCTGGTTCCGGTCTTCGTTCTCGACGACCACTACCTGACCGAGGACTATTCCCCTCCCCGGCTCCGGTTCCTCGCCCAGAGCCTCCGCGAGCTGGAATCGGACCTCGCGGCGAGGGGTTCCCGGCTTCTCTTCCGGAGAGGGCCCACGGGCGAGGCTCTCGCGGCCCTCGCCCGAGAGACGGGCGCCGATGCCGTCTACTCGCACCTCGACCACGAGCCGCACGGGACCGCGCTCACGAGCGAGGTCCGGACGGCCCTCTCCGCTCAGGGAACGAAGCTGAGCCTTCTCCCCGACCTCCACCTCGTCCCGCCCGGGTCGCTGCGGACCGAGGCGGGGAAGCCGTTCGCCGTCTACACCCCGTTCTCGCGCCGCTGGCGCGAGGCGGACAAGACGGCCCCCGTTCCCGCGCCGTCGCGGGTGGCCACGCCGCCCGCCGTTCTCGATCCCCGCTTCCCGTCGATCCCGATGTCTCGACCCCGCGGCTTTCGCGCCGAGGGTGCGCCCGCGAACCCGGCCGGCGGCTCCCGCGAGGGCAGGAGGCTCTGGGACGCGTTCCGCGCGAGCGCGCTGTTGTGTTACGCCGGGGCGCGGGACCTCCCCGGCGTCGAGGGCACGTCCCGGCTCTCGCCGCACCTGCGCTTCGGGACGGTCGGCATCCGCCGCCTCCTCGCCGAGGCGCGGGCCGGGTGGAAGGACGCCGGCGCGGCCGGCCGCGGGTCGATCGACGTCTTCGTCGGCGAGCTGGCGTGGCGCGAGTTCTACGCGTCGATCCTCGCGGCGTTTCCGAGGCTTCTGACCGAGAGCTTCCGGAGGGAGTTCGAGGCCTTTCCCTGGGTCACGGGAGACGAAGAGGAGGAACGTTTCGCGGCGTGGTGCGGCGGGCGCACCGGCTACCCGATCGTCGACGCGGGAATGCGGCAGCTCGCGCACGAGGGGTGGATGCACAACCGCGTCCGGATGGTCGTGGCCTCCTTCCTGACGAAGCACCTCCTCGTCGACTGGCGGCGCGGCGAGGCGCTCTTCCGGGCGCGCCTCGCCGACGGCGACCCCGCCTCCAACAACGGCGGCTGGCAGTGGTCCGCCGGCTGCGGCACCGACGCGCAGCCCTTCTTCCGGATCTTCAACCCCGTCCTGCAGGGAGAGCGGTTCGACCCGGACGGGACGTACGTGAAGCGCTGGGTCCCCGAGCTCGCCGACTGGAAGCGCGCGGGGAAGGACCTCCACGCGCCGTGGCGGTCCTCTTCCCCACCTCCGGGCTACCCCGCCCCCATCGTCGACCACGCCCAGGCCCGGGCGAAGGCGCTCGCGGCCTTCGCGACGATCAGGGCCGTGCGCTGA
- a CDS encoding phage holin family protein, giving the protein MKLVLRILINAVALGAAAYIVPGIHAGSVTSLLLTALVFGVLNALVRPFLKLLSCPLLVLTLGLFTFVLNAVMLLLTARLGQLFGIDFSVADFWTAFLGALVVSVVSVLLSWVLIDDGKRDRP; this is encoded by the coding sequence ATGAAGCTGGTCCTGCGCATCCTCATCAACGCCGTCGCCCTCGGGGCCGCGGCCTACATCGTTCCCGGGATCCACGCCGGAAGCGTCACGTCGCTGCTCCTCACGGCGCTCGTCTTCGGCGTCCTGAACGCGCTCGTGAGGCCGTTCCTCAAGCTCCTCTCCTGCCCGCTCCTCGTCCTGACGCTCGGCCTCTTCACCTTCGTCCTGAACGCCGTCATGCTCCTGCTGACCGCGCGGCTCGGGCAGCTCTTCGGAATCGACTTCAGCGTCGCCGACTTCTGGACGGCGTTCCTCGGCGCCCTCGTCGTGTCGGTCGTCTCGGTCCTCCTCTCGTGGGTCCTCATCGACGACGGGAAGCGCGACCGGCCTTGA
- a CDS encoding transcriptional repressor: MTETVEERRLFADFLRRRGLKTTRERTALFEEIFATHHHFDADDLVVRLRGKGKKVSRATVYRTLDLLYDCGLVSRVRLNDEKYRYERLLVGEHHDHLVCTSCGGVIEFVDSRIEELQDAVCRKYGFAATTHSHQIRGVCAECQVRDGKSRGSTPA; this comes from the coding sequence ATGACGGAAACCGTCGAGGAACGCCGACTTTTCGCCGATTTCCTGAGGCGACGCGGGCTCAAGACCACCCGCGAGAGGACCGCCCTCTTCGAGGAGATCTTCGCCACCCACCACCACTTCGACGCCGACGACCTCGTCGTGCGGCTGCGGGGAAAGGGAAAGAAGGTCAGCCGGGCGACGGTCTACCGGACGCTCGACCTCCTCTACGACTGCGGCCTCGTCTCGCGCGTTCGTCTGAACGACGAGAAGTACCGCTACGAGAGGCTCCTCGTCGGCGAGCACCACGACCACCTCGTCTGCACCTCCTGCGGCGGCGTCATCGAGTTCGTCGATTCGCGCATCGAGGAGCTGCAGGATGCGGTCTGCCGGAAGTACGGCTTCGCGGCGACGACGCACTCGCACCAGATCCGCGGGGTCTGCGCCGAATGCCAGGTGCGCGATGGGAAGTCCCGCGGGTCCACGCCCGCGTAA
- a CDS encoding 30S ribosomal protein S21 yields the protein MPLIHVKEDESFENALRRFKRKCEKSGILSELKKRQHYEKPSTKRKRKAIAARKKMLRKLAEERRTGV from the coding sequence GTGCCGTTGATCCACGTCAAGGAGGACGAGTCCTTCGAGAACGCGCTGCGCCGCTTCAAGCGCAAGTGCGAGAAGTCGGGGATCCTGTCGGAGCTCAAGAAGCGCCAGCACTACGAGAAGCCGTCCACCAAGCGGAAACGGAAGGCAATCGCCGCACGCAAGAAAATGCTGCGGAAGCTGGCCGAGGAGCGCCGTACGGGAGTCTGA
- the aroF gene encoding 3-deoxy-7-phosphoheptulonate synthase — MTNRNETNEPLERCERRVLCAGYQGREGSFGARAAAMSGRPVALPTFPALLSALVSGEVDEALLPAIDRVIGPVVEALFPLGQTVDAGARLVVLGEVEIPMRLVLAVPRGLDLEAVTEVHSQPPVLRQCTALLARLGARAVEEADTADAAVRVARLGGPRAAVCSEEAALAAELVPLLEDVSDLRPNGTVFWRLARENASGGETAPLRVLRVTTERLAAHLRQAGLEVVSSGPGAGFAVVPESFLPAVAAALGESKARGAVWLGPSPEVARRPRIESLPRATDLLPPTVVSVGGFRVGGGARAVIAGPCAVESEEQVQRLARAVARAGATALRGGVFKPRTSPYAFQGHGLQALHWLKAAGESVGLPVVTEVMAPAQVGPVAELADVLQIGARNCQNYDLLKEAGGAGRPVLLKRGFGTTVAEWLSSAEYLLDAGCEGVMLCERGIRTFESSTRGTLDLGGLLAARHLTHLPLLADPSHASGRKELVPGLARAAWGAGVDGLIIEVHDAPESAWCDGPQALLPEELERLCDDFGLLPGATPSIERVRTAIDAVDREIGRLVVRRLELCRRVAGAKRAAGVPLRDAVREESVTARYLETPGMDETSARRLADSLIAMGLTAEGWTPDVAAPQPLTPR; from the coding sequence ATGACGAACCGGAACGAGACGAACGAACCCCTGGAACGATGCGAACGGCGCGTCCTGTGCGCCGGCTACCAGGGCCGGGAGGGCTCCTTCGGGGCCCGGGCGGCGGCGATGAGCGGCCGACCGGTGGCGCTGCCGACGTTCCCGGCCCTCCTTTCGGCCCTCGTCTCCGGAGAGGTCGACGAGGCGCTCCTCCCCGCGATCGACCGGGTCATCGGCCCGGTCGTCGAGGCCCTCTTCCCGCTCGGCCAGACCGTCGACGCCGGGGCCCGCCTCGTCGTCCTGGGCGAGGTGGAGATCCCCATGCGCCTCGTCCTGGCCGTGCCCCGCGGCCTCGACCTCGAGGCCGTCACGGAGGTTCACTCGCAGCCTCCGGTCCTCAGGCAGTGCACGGCCCTCCTGGCGCGCCTGGGAGCGCGTGCCGTGGAGGAGGCCGACACCGCCGACGCGGCCGTGCGCGTGGCGCGCCTCGGGGGACCGCGCGCCGCCGTCTGCTCGGAGGAGGCGGCGCTCGCGGCGGAGCTCGTCCCGCTCCTCGAGGACGTCTCGGACCTGCGGCCCAACGGCACGGTGTTCTGGCGGCTGGCGAGGGAGAACGCGTCCGGCGGCGAGACGGCCCCGTTGCGCGTCCTTCGCGTCACGACGGAGCGCCTCGCGGCGCACCTGCGGCAGGCGGGGCTCGAGGTCGTCTCCTCCGGCCCGGGAGCCGGCTTCGCGGTCGTCCCGGAGTCGTTTCTGCCGGCGGTGGCCGCCGCCCTCGGCGAGTCGAAGGCCAGGGGCGCGGTCTGGCTCGGGCCCTCGCCCGAGGTCGCGCGCCGGCCGCGGATCGAGAGCCTCCCGCGCGCGACCGACCTCCTCCCGCCGACGGTCGTCTCCGTCGGCGGGTTCCGTGTCGGCGGAGGGGCCCGCGCGGTGATCGCCGGGCCGTGCGCCGTGGAGTCGGAAGAGCAGGTGCAGAGGCTCGCGCGGGCCGTGGCGCGGGCGGGGGCGACGGCCCTGCGGGGGGGCGTCTTCAAGCCGAGGACCTCCCCGTACGCGTTCCAGGGCCACGGCCTGCAGGCGCTGCACTGGCTGAAGGCGGCGGGCGAAAGCGTCGGGCTTCCCGTCGTCACCGAGGTGATGGCCCCCGCGCAGGTCGGACCGGTCGCCGAGCTCGCGGACGTCCTCCAGATCGGGGCGCGCAACTGCCAGAACTACGACCTCCTGAAGGAGGCCGGCGGGGCGGGACGCCCGGTCCTCCTCAAGCGCGGATTCGGGACGACCGTCGCCGAGTGGCTCTCGTCGGCCGAGTACCTCCTCGACGCGGGGTGCGAGGGCGTGATGCTGTGCGAGCGGGGAATCCGGACGTTCGAGAGCTCGACGCGCGGGACGCTCGACCTCGGGGGGCTCCTCGCGGCCCGCCACCTGACGCACCTGCCGCTGCTGGCCGACCCGTCCCACGCGTCCGGCCGCAAGGAGCTCGTGCCGGGCCTGGCCCGCGCCGCCTGGGGCGCGGGGGTCGACGGCCTGATCATCGAGGTCCACGACGCCCCCGAGTCGGCGTGGTGCGACGGCCCCCAGGCTCTCCTGCCGGAGGAGCTCGAGCGGCTCTGCGACGACTTCGGCCTCCTGCCGGGAGCGACACCGTCCATCGAGAGGGTGAGAACGGCGATCGATGCGGTCGACCGGGAGATCGGCCGCCTCGTCGTCCGGCGTCTCGAGCTCTGCCGGAGGGTCGCCGGTGCCAAGCGCGCCGCCGGCGTGCCGCTTCGCGACGCGGTGCGCGAGGAGAGCGTCACGGCGCGCTACCTCGAGACGCCGGGGATGGACGAGACCTCGGCCCGGCGCCTCGCGGATTCGCTCATCGCGATGGGGCTCACGGCGGAAGGGTGGACGCCGGACGTCGCCGCCCCCCAGCCGCTCACTCCCCGATGA